A window from Roseomonas marmotae encodes these proteins:
- a CDS encoding alpha/beta hydrolase family protein → MSDISTRLDSLLAAPAAVGPSYAADGRLYFLCDAGGSAQVWELPADGGAARPRSAHRDAVAFVAGSPVDGGAVFGRDQAGDERVQLYHLPAEGEPRALTADPGTIHGWGAFSPDGTRLACTANGRDPAHTDPCVIDLATGRITRVLEVQGPHELPAWHPDGLAIILSTAPESFESDLISVDLGSGATTPLTPHEGKWRHMKPQWRQDGAGFWLLTDRGRDFLGLAFQAPGGTPEFLFTPDADVEQLEVSPDQSRLAVVVNEAGYSRLHILDARTGAVLESPASPPGVITKITWHPGGTTLAFDLACPTRPGTIWQHRLGEASSSLIFAASDAPADLRDWSLVQFPSSDGRQLPAFLALPEGAPPAGGWPVLVWVHGGPAAQALPNWRPDLQMVLSLGIAVLVPNVRGSTGYGRDYAALDDREKRLDSVRDLANAHAWLSADGRFDHSRIAIMGQSYGGWMVLAAVTEYPEIWAAGIDYYGIARWKTFFERTGPWRVGHRAAEYGDPLRDAELLERLSPLHRVDRILCPMLVAQGMTDPRVPPHESEQIVEALRRRGIPVDYITFPDEGHGFLKRDNRRQVYLGVLRFLARYLLGEAVPSTQESPP, encoded by the coding sequence ATGTCTGACATCTCCACACGCCTCGATAGCCTGCTGGCGGCCCCTGCCGCCGTCGGCCCCTCCTACGCGGCCGATGGGCGGCTGTATTTCCTCTGCGATGCCGGCGGCTCGGCCCAGGTCTGGGAGCTTCCGGCCGATGGCGGCGCGGCGCGGCCCCGGAGCGCGCACCGGGATGCCGTGGCCTTCGTGGCGGGCAGCCCCGTGGATGGCGGGGCCGTCTTCGGGCGTGACCAAGCGGGCGATGAGCGTGTGCAGCTCTACCACCTCCCCGCGGAGGGTGAGCCACGGGCCCTGACGGCGGACCCCGGGACCATCCATGGCTGGGGCGCCTTCTCCCCGGACGGGACGCGGCTGGCCTGCACCGCCAATGGCCGAGACCCCGCCCATACCGACCCCTGTGTCATCGATCTGGCGACCGGCCGGATCACGCGCGTGCTGGAGGTGCAGGGGCCGCATGAACTGCCCGCCTGGCACCCCGATGGCCTGGCCATCATCCTCTCCACCGCGCCCGAGAGCTTCGAGAGCGATCTGATCAGCGTCGACCTGGGGAGTGGCGCGACCACGCCGCTGACGCCGCACGAGGGCAAGTGGCGGCATATGAAGCCCCAGTGGCGACAGGACGGCGCCGGCTTCTGGCTATTGACCGACCGCGGGCGGGATTTCCTCGGCCTGGCCTTCCAGGCTCCGGGCGGCACGCCTGAATTCCTCTTCACCCCCGATGCGGATGTGGAGCAGCTGGAGGTCTCGCCCGACCAGTCGCGCCTCGCCGTGGTGGTGAACGAGGCCGGCTATTCCCGCCTGCACATCCTGGATGCCCGCACCGGCGCCGTGCTGGAATCCCCCGCCTCTCCGCCGGGCGTCATCACCAAAATCACCTGGCATCCAGGCGGCACGACCCTGGCTTTCGACCTGGCCTGCCCGACGCGCCCCGGCACCATCTGGCAGCACCGCCTGGGCGAAGCCTCGTCCAGCCTGATCTTCGCTGCCAGCGACGCCCCGGCCGATCTGCGTGACTGGAGCCTCGTGCAGTTCCCCAGCAGCGACGGCCGCCAGCTGCCGGCCTTCCTGGCCTTGCCGGAAGGCGCGCCGCCGGCCGGTGGCTGGCCGGTGCTGGTCTGGGTGCATGGCGGCCCGGCCGCGCAGGCACTGCCCAACTGGCGGCCGGACCTGCAGATGGTCCTCTCCCTCGGCATCGCCGTGCTGGTGCCGAATGTCCGCGGCTCCACCGGCTATGGCCGCGACTATGCCGCGCTGGACGACCGCGAGAAGCGCCTGGACAGCGTGCGCGACCTGGCCAATGCCCATGCCTGGCTTTCGGCCGACGGCCGCTTCGACCATTCCCGCATCGCCATCATGGGCCAGAGCTATGGCGGCTGGATGGTGCTGGCCGCCGTGACCGAATACCCCGAGATCTGGGCCGCCGGCATCGACTATTACGGCATCGCCCGCTGGAAGACCTTCTTCGAGCGCACGGGGCCCTGGCGCGTTGGCCATCGCGCCGCCGAATACGGCGACCCCCTGCGGGACGCCGAGCTGCTGGAGCGCCTCTCGCCGCTGCACCGGGTCGACCGCATCCTCTGCCCGATGCTGGTGGCGCAGGGCATGACCGACCCGCGCGTGCCGCCCCATGAAAGCGAGCAGATCGTCGAGGCGCTGCGCCGGCGCGGCATCCCCGTGGACTACATCACCTTCCCCGACGAAGGACACGGCTTCCTCAAGCGCGACAACCGGCGACAGGTCTATCTGGGCGTGCTGCGCTTCCTGGCGCGCTACTTGCTTGGCGAAGCGGTGCCTTCCACCCAGGAGTCCCCACCATGA
- a CDS encoding glycosyltransferase family 4 protein, with translation MLLTRQLLRDLGFESEIFVEHPDAALAGELHPYLRHPGALAGPDELLLVHHSIGISPAVLAWLGAVTCPRVLVYHNITPSRFFASSPELARVLDLGRQQLSHWAVQEGMFSGCFANSTFSLDELREAGFGFGRQPMAVLPILADLDMLRQRARSLACPYPARGLKQEPLPQRLLFVGRLSPHKCQHDLIEALTRLTAYRAAPLHLDLVGGGDADYRALLERAARQAGVADHVHLHGKISDEALAGIYARADAFVCLSEHEGFCIPLLEASLHRIPVLAYDAGAVRETLGQGGLILQSKDPDTVSAAISAVLDEPLLRRRIVEAQWRNLARFERPQLLRGLADFLGQLGHGIALPEPEPVPVPRPGYRIEGPITSSYSLAIVNRELGLALTRAGEPVAFRSTEGGSGDFPPAPEELVALPDVAARMVEASDIAGDDTSVVLRNLYPPYVEGIRPAGLRGLACYAWEESGFPRFHAEAFNRNLDLITVTSAHVAKVLRDAGVHLPVRVVGNGTDHLQRGAAPDLAAAEALLAGRAPGFRFLHVSSALPRKGVDVLLKAWAEFSAGTGRDASLVIKTSPGVPHQIRQQLEELQACQPALRPVVLIEEDLPTATLRGLFAICDAFVAPARAEGFGLPLAEAMLARRPVITTGWGGQLSFCTPATAWLVDYRLVAARSHLGVFNSAWAEPSLPHLVACMREVAGAAPEDLAPRLGAAEALLKRDFTWDRVAQRVRAAVEEVEAEDSMSLMPPSVAMATSWNNRCGIAAYAKSFASGIPASRLTVLANTDATLLGPDEEFVQRVWRTGRQDDLQALEDAMAPHDVAVFQFNFGFFRLDALGRILRRRALEKKRSYVVLHSTADVLRPDMRISLAEIAEDLACATRLLVHGIEDLERLRGFGLTENVQLFPHGAPEAPAAPGTATPPAWPGLEGRRVIATFGYLLPHKGLREMIQAMPALLRQCAAAGLPAPHLLMVNALYPAEVSAAEHEACKALIAELGLCDDITLLPDYREEAEILRLLGMADRIVYAYQSTQESSSAAVRMGLASGRPVAVTPLSIFDDVMDVTYRLPGTDPDSLAAGLLASWGERREEIDAIAATQARWIGAHRWQQVSRHAWDLMRAPR, from the coding sequence ATGCTGCTGACCCGGCAGTTGCTGCGCGACCTCGGGTTTGAGTCCGAGATCTTTGTCGAGCATCCGGATGCCGCGCTGGCGGGCGAGCTGCATCCCTATCTGCGTCACCCTGGTGCCCTGGCCGGCCCGGACGAACTGCTGCTGGTGCATCATTCCATCGGAATAAGCCCGGCAGTGCTGGCCTGGCTTGGGGCGGTCACATGTCCTCGGGTGCTGGTCTATCATAATATCACGCCGAGCCGCTTCTTCGCCAGCAGCCCAGAGCTGGCGCGGGTGCTGGACCTCGGAAGGCAGCAGCTGAGTCATTGGGCTGTGCAGGAGGGCATGTTCTCCGGCTGCTTCGCGAATTCGACCTTCAGTCTGGACGAGTTGCGGGAGGCCGGTTTCGGCTTCGGGCGGCAGCCGATGGCGGTGCTGCCCATTTTGGCGGATCTGGACATGCTGCGGCAGCGTGCCCGAAGCCTGGCGTGCCCCTATCCCGCACGCGGGCTCAAGCAGGAGCCTCTGCCGCAACGCCTGCTCTTCGTCGGGCGGCTGTCTCCGCACAAATGCCAGCATGACCTGATCGAGGCCCTGACACGGCTCACCGCTTACCGCGCGGCGCCGCTCCACCTCGACCTCGTTGGAGGAGGAGATGCGGACTACCGCGCCCTGCTGGAACGGGCCGCGCGGCAGGCGGGCGTCGCCGATCACGTGCATCTTCATGGCAAGATCAGCGACGAGGCGTTGGCCGGTATCTATGCGCGGGCAGATGCCTTCGTCTGCCTGAGCGAGCATGAAGGCTTCTGCATCCCGCTCCTGGAAGCCAGCCTGCATCGCATTCCCGTATTGGCCTATGATGCGGGCGCTGTGCGGGAGACATTGGGTCAGGGCGGCCTGATACTGCAGAGCAAGGATCCCGATACCGTTTCCGCGGCGATTTCGGCCGTGCTGGACGAACCCCTGCTGCGCCGCCGCATTGTGGAAGCGCAATGGCGCAACCTGGCGCGCTTCGAGCGGCCGCAGCTGCTGCGGGGACTGGCGGATTTCCTGGGCCAGCTGGGCCATGGCATCGCGCTGCCGGAACCGGAACCCGTACCGGTGCCGCGGCCCGGCTACCGCATCGAAGGGCCCATCACCTCCTCCTACAGCCTGGCCATCGTCAACCGGGAACTCGGCCTGGCGCTCACGCGGGCAGGCGAGCCAGTGGCCTTCCGCTCCACCGAGGGCGGCAGCGGCGATTTCCCGCCGGCTCCCGAGGAACTCGTGGCGCTTCCGGATGTCGCCGCGCGCATGGTGGAGGCGTCTGACATCGCCGGAGACGATACCTCCGTCGTGTTGCGGAACCTTTACCCCCCCTATGTGGAAGGCATCAGGCCGGCCGGTCTGCGCGGCCTCGCCTGCTACGCCTGGGAAGAGAGCGGCTTCCCCCGCTTCCACGCGGAAGCCTTCAACCGCAATCTGGACCTGATCACCGTCACCTCCGCGCATGTGGCGAAGGTGCTGCGAGATGCCGGCGTGCATCTGCCGGTGCGCGTTGTCGGCAATGGCACCGATCATCTGCAGCGGGGTGCGGCACCGGACCTCGCCGCGGCGGAGGCGCTGCTGGCCGGGCGGGCGCCCGGGTTCCGTTTCCTGCACGTCTCCTCGGCCCTGCCCCGTAAGGGCGTGGATGTGCTGTTGAAGGCATGGGCCGAGTTCTCGGCCGGGACGGGCCGCGATGCCAGCCTGGTCATCAAGACCTCGCCCGGCGTGCCGCACCAGATCCGGCAGCAGCTGGAGGAGTTGCAGGCGTGCCAGCCGGCGCTGCGCCCCGTGGTGCTGATCGAGGAAGACCTGCCCACCGCCACGCTGCGCGGCCTTTTCGCCATCTGCGACGCCTTCGTCGCGCCGGCCAGGGCAGAGGGCTTCGGCCTGCCGCTGGCGGAGGCGATGCTGGCCCGACGACCGGTGATCACCACGGGATGGGGCGGGCAGCTTTCCTTCTGCACACCAGCCACGGCCTGGCTGGTAGATTATCGCCTGGTCGCGGCCAGAAGCCATCTTGGCGTCTTCAATTCGGCCTGGGCCGAGCCCAGCCTGCCGCATCTGGTCGCCTGCATGCGCGAAGTCGCCGGCGCAGCGCCAGAGGATCTGGCTCCGCGCCTGGGCGCGGCGGAGGCGCTGCTGAAGCGGGATTTCACCTGGGACCGGGTCGCGCAGCGCGTACGGGCGGCGGTGGAGGAGGTCGAGGCGGAGGACAGCATGTCGTTGATGCCGCCCTCCGTCGCCATGGCCACGAGCTGGAACAACCGCTGCGGCATTGCCGCTTACGCGAAATCCTTCGCCTCGGGCATTCCCGCCAGCCGGCTGACGGTGCTGGCCAATACGGATGCCACACTTCTCGGCCCCGACGAGGAGTTCGTCCAGCGGGTCTGGCGCACCGGCCGGCAGGATGACCTGCAGGCCCTGGAGGACGCCATGGCGCCTCACGACGTGGCGGTCTTCCAGTTCAATTTCGGCTTCTTCCGGCTGGATGCGCTCGGCCGCATCCTGCGCCGGCGTGCGCTGGAGAAGAAGCGCAGCTATGTCGTGCTGCACAGCACCGCCGATGTCCTTCGCCCGGACATGAGGATCTCGCTGGCCGAGATCGCGGAAGACCTGGCCTGCGCCACGCGGCTCCTGGTGCATGGGATCGAGGATCTGGAGCGGCTGCGCGGCTTCGGGCTGACGGAGAATGTGCAGCTTTTCCCGCATGGCGCGCCGGAGGCCCCGGCGGCACCGGGCACCGCCACGCCGCCGGCCTGGCCGGGGTTGGAAGGGCGAAGGGTCATCGCGACCTTCGGCTACCTGCTTCCCCACAAGGGATTGCGGGAGATGATCCAGGCGATGCCGGCATTGCTGCGGCAATGCGCCGCCGCCGGCCTGCCGGCGCCGCATCTCCTGATGGTCAATGCGCTGTATCCGGCCGAGGTCTCGGCCGCTGAGCATGAAGCCTGCAAGGCACTGATCGCCGAACTGGGCCTGTGCGACGACATCACCCTGCTCCCGGATTACCGGGAGGAGGCGGAGATACTCCGCCTGCTCGGCATGGCCGACCGCATTGTCTATGCCTACCAGTCCACCCAGGAATCCAGCAGCGCGGCCGTACGCATGGGCCTGGCCAGCGGACGCCCGGTGGCCGTGACGCCCCTGTCGATCTTCGATGACGTGATGGACGTCACCTACCGTCTGCCCGGAACCGACCCGGACAGCCTGGCGGCCGGGCTCCTCGCCTCCTGGGGCGAGCGGCGGGAGGAGATCGATGCCATCGCCGCGACACAGGCCCGCTGGATCGGCGCGCATCGGTGGCAGCAGGTCTCCCGCCACGCCTGGGACCTGATGCGCGCGCCGCGCTAG
- a CDS encoding SMP-30/gluconolactonase/LRE family protein: MSASDYEVLDERFARLPNMTAHVHRLYDRCHWAEGPAYFPAGRYLVWSDAPNDRMLRYDETSDAVSVFRQPAHNSNGNTVDRQGRLVTCEHGTRRVTRIEHDGSITVIADRYRGKRLNSPNDVVVKSDGSIWFTDPTYGIDSDYEGNKAESEIGASYVYRVDPQSGGITVVCDDFVKPNGLAFSPDESLLYIVDTGRTHGPEHPAHMRVFQVEEGGRLSGGKVFADCTAGLFDGFRLDDTGRIWTSAGDGVHAYDPDGTLIGKVRVPEVVANLCFGGPKRDRMFICGTTSLYSVRMFVNGARTF, encoded by the coding sequence ATGTCCGCTTCCGATTACGAGGTACTGGACGAGCGTTTCGCGCGCCTGCCCAACATGACGGCCCATGTTCACCGCCTCTATGACAGGTGCCACTGGGCGGAAGGGCCGGCCTATTTCCCGGCAGGGCGCTACCTCGTCTGGTCCGATGCGCCAAACGACCGCATGCTCCGCTACGACGAGACCAGCGATGCCGTCAGCGTCTTTCGCCAGCCCGCCCACAACAGCAACGGCAATACGGTGGACCGCCAGGGCCGGCTCGTGACCTGCGAGCATGGCACACGGCGCGTGACCCGCATCGAGCATGACGGCAGCATCACCGTCATCGCCGACCGCTACCGGGGTAAGCGGCTGAACAGCCCGAATGACGTGGTGGTGAAATCCGACGGCTCGATCTGGTTCACCGATCCCACCTACGGCATCGATTCCGACTATGAGGGCAACAAGGCCGAGAGCGAGATCGGCGCCTCCTATGTCTATCGCGTTGATCCGCAGTCGGGCGGGATCACGGTGGTCTGCGATGACTTCGTGAAGCCCAACGGGCTCGCCTTCTCCCCGGATGAAAGTCTGCTCTATATCGTCGATACCGGCCGCACCCATGGGCCGGAGCATCCGGCGCATATGCGGGTCTTCCAGGTGGAAGAGGGCGGCAGGCTGAGCGGGGGCAAGGTCTTCGCCGACTGCACCGCCGGGCTGTTCGACGGCTTCCGGCTGGATGACACAGGCCGGATCTGGACCTCGGCCGGCGACGGCGTGCATGCCTATGACCCTGACGGCACGCTGATCGGCAAGGTGCGCGTGCCGGAGGTGGTGGCCAATCTCTGCTTCGGCGGGCCCAAGCGGGACCGGATGTTCATCTGCGGAACCACCTCGCTCTACTCGGTCCGGATGTTCGTCAACGGCGCCAGGACCTTCTAG
- a CDS encoding ABC transporter substrate-binding protein: MKRRTLLGAAAGATTAAVLSRPALSQGKARVLRFVPEGNLANPDPVWTTTTIARNHGAMIWDTLYGLNSRFEPQPQMVAGHELSDDRLTWRFTLREGLLFHDGEPVRPVDCITSIQRWARRRPLGQTLLARTEEMRALDDRRFEIRLNKPYGLMTNALSDTCFMMPERIARTDPFQQISEYVGSGPYRFIRDEWVSGSKALYTRFDAYQPRDGAPDFLSGGKVAHFDRVEWIVMPDASTAVGALQNGEVDWVQRPDFDLLPMLRRMRNVQVAVNDKVGVIGMLALNHLHPPFDNPKVSHAVLSCINQEDFMAAAVGAEPELFRIPAGVFTPGLPMANEVGIEVLTGPRDIARGRQMIQESGYKGEPVVLMSPSDYPIQAAFAQVTADLFKQLGLNVEYASMDWGTLVQRRTSKSPPDKGGWSAFPTTYEGLTVADPSSHVPLRGNGEQGWFGWPTSPRLEALREEWLDAPDRAEQRRIAGEMQRIAFEEVPFIPLGQLFNATAFRTDIVDIVPASFPIFWNVKRA, from the coding sequence ATGAAGCGTAGAACCCTGCTGGGCGCCGCTGCCGGCGCCACGACCGCCGCAGTGCTTTCCAGGCCGGCGCTCTCCCAGGGAAAGGCGCGGGTCCTGCGCTTCGTGCCGGAAGGGAACCTCGCCAATCCCGATCCGGTCTGGACCACGACCACCATCGCCCGCAACCACGGCGCGATGATCTGGGACACGCTTTATGGCCTGAACAGCAGGTTCGAGCCGCAGCCGCAGATGGTGGCGGGGCACGAGCTTTCCGACGACCGGCTGACCTGGCGCTTCACCCTGCGCGAGGGCCTGCTTTTCCACGACGGGGAGCCGGTGCGGCCGGTCGACTGCATCACCAGCATCCAGCGCTGGGCGCGGCGCCGTCCTCTCGGGCAGACGCTGCTGGCCCGCACGGAGGAGATGCGGGCGCTGGACGATCGGCGCTTCGAGATCCGCCTCAACAAGCCTTACGGCCTGATGACGAATGCCCTTTCCGACACCTGCTTCATGATGCCGGAGCGGATCGCGCGGACCGATCCCTTCCAGCAGATCTCCGAATATGTCGGCAGCGGCCCCTATCGCTTCATCCGCGATGAATGGGTCTCCGGTTCCAAGGCCCTCTATACACGCTTCGACGCATACCAGCCGCGGGACGGGGCGCCGGATTTCCTCTCCGGCGGCAAGGTCGCGCATTTCGACCGGGTCGAATGGATCGTGATGCCGGATGCCTCGACCGCTGTCGGGGCGCTGCAGAATGGCGAGGTGGACTGGGTCCAGCGGCCGGATTTCGACCTTCTCCCCATGCTGCGCCGCATGCGGAACGTGCAGGTCGCGGTGAACGACAAGGTCGGCGTGATCGGCATGCTCGCGCTGAACCACCTGCACCCGCCCTTCGATAACCCAAAGGTGTCGCACGCCGTCCTGTCCTGCATCAACCAGGAGGATTTCATGGCCGCCGCCGTGGGCGCGGAGCCGGAGTTGTTCCGCATCCCCGCGGGCGTCTTCACCCCCGGCCTGCCGATGGCGAATGAAGTGGGGATAGAGGTGCTGACCGGGCCGCGCGACATCGCGCGCGGCCGGCAGATGATCCAGGAGAGTGGCTACAAGGGTGAGCCGGTCGTGCTGATGTCGCCGTCCGACTACCCGATCCAGGCGGCCTTCGCTCAGGTCACGGCGGATCTCTTCAAGCAGCTCGGCCTGAATGTGGAATATGCCAGCATGGACTGGGGTACTCTGGTGCAGCGGCGCACCAGCAAATCCCCGCCCGACAAGGGTGGCTGGAGCGCTTTCCCCACCACCTATGAGGGGCTGACGGTGGCAGATCCCTCCAGCCACGTGCCGCTGCGCGGCAATGGCGAGCAGGGCTGGTTCGGCTGGCCCACCAGCCCGCGCCTGGAGGCGCTGCGGGAGGAATGGCTCGACGCGCCGGACCGGGCGGAGCAGAGGCGTATCGCGGGCGAGATGCAGCGCATCGCCTTCGAGGAGGTGCCCTTCATCCCCCTCGGTCAGCTCTTCAATGCCACGGCCTTCCGCACGGATATCGTGGACATCGTGCCGGCGTCCTTCCCTATCTTCTGGAATGTGAAGCGGGCCTGA
- a CDS encoding HlyD family type I secretion periplasmic adaptor subunit, whose product MSVAASLPGSMPPLPAAPISVRGPALIGFTVIALAFGGFGGWAAMAPLNSAVVASGAVVVETNRHDLQHLDGGIIHEILVRDGSRVAAGDVLMRLDPTRATSALAVLKNQIDAMSVLVSRLRAEQIGRPVIELDPGITQRAVTDAGLRDIIDGQKSLFDTRRASLAGQVNILRQRIAQLDQQITGLMAQEKARTRQIALISDELRGVEELLRGGFAPRTRALALQRELARLEGERGEHLATVARTRQAIGEAELQIVQQVRTFQEDVARQMQEAQTRLAELQERSVGAQDVVNRLELRAPTDGVVVGMTANTVGGVVAPGRTLLQIVPENDALTVDVSVQVQDIESVQLDQIATLRFSALPQRDLPTLTGTVRQISADRLLDERTGAPYYKVRVMLDEDSAGALHAYRLLPGMPAEAIIQTRARTALRYFMDPVLHAVGRSMRER is encoded by the coding sequence ATGTCAGTCGCAGCTTCCCTTCCCGGCTCCATGCCGCCACTGCCCGCGGCGCCCATTTCCGTGCGTGGCCCGGCGCTCATCGGCTTCACCGTCATCGCCCTGGCCTTCGGAGGCTTCGGTGGCTGGGCAGCGATGGCGCCGCTCAACAGTGCCGTCGTCGCGTCCGGCGCCGTGGTGGTGGAGACGAACCGGCACGACCTGCAGCATCTCGACGGCGGCATCATCCACGAGATCCTGGTGCGGGATGGCAGCAGGGTGGCGGCCGGAGACGTGCTGATGCGGCTTGATCCGACCCGGGCGACATCGGCGCTTGCTGTCCTGAAGAACCAAATCGATGCCATGTCGGTTCTGGTCTCCCGCCTGCGTGCAGAGCAGATCGGCCGGCCGGTCATCGAGCTGGACCCCGGGATCACGCAGCGTGCTGTCACCGATGCCGGGCTGCGTGACATCATCGATGGGCAGAAGTCGCTCTTCGATACCCGCCGCGCCTCGCTCGCCGGGCAGGTCAATATCCTGCGCCAGCGGATCGCGCAGCTTGATCAGCAGATTACCGGCCTGATGGCGCAGGAGAAGGCGCGCACGCGGCAGATCGCCCTGATCAGCGACGAGTTGCGTGGTGTGGAGGAGCTTCTGCGCGGTGGCTTTGCACCGCGTACCAGGGCGCTGGCACTGCAGCGTGAGCTCGCGCGCCTGGAAGGCGAACGCGGCGAGCATCTGGCCACGGTCGCCCGCACCCGGCAGGCGATCGGCGAGGCCGAGTTGCAGATCGTGCAGCAGGTCCGGACCTTCCAGGAGGATGTGGCGCGCCAGATGCAGGAGGCGCAGACCAGGCTGGCCGAGTTGCAGGAACGCAGCGTCGGTGCCCAGGACGTGGTCAACCGGCTGGAGCTGCGTGCGCCAACCGATGGCGTTGTCGTCGGGATGACCGCCAATACGGTCGGTGGGGTCGTGGCGCCGGGGCGCACCCTGTTGCAGATCGTGCCGGAGAATGACGCCCTCACGGTCGATGTCTCCGTGCAGGTCCAGGATATCGAGAGCGTTCAGCTGGACCAGATCGCCACGCTTCGCTTCTCGGCCCTGCCGCAGCGCGACCTGCCGACGCTGACCGGCACCGTTCGGCAGATCTCGGCGGACCGCCTGCTGGACGAGCGGACGGGCGCGCCGTATTATAAAGTGCGCGTCATGCTTGATGAGGATAGTGCCGGGGCGCTGCACGCATATCGTCTGCTCCCAGGGATGCCCGCGGAGGCCATCATCCAGACCCGGGCACGTACCGCCCTCCGCTACTTCATGGACCCCGTGCTTCACGCTGTCGGGCGCTCCATGCGGGAACGCTAA
- a CDS encoding methyltransferase domain-containing protein, which translates to MSRLQSLARIPLVGQGLLWARSLLQLQGTRDASTRVMQDIAALRRRVTAMEDAHRELAVSLRDAHAVLVGLRAEIDLIRSQAHDQSQATDSAMKALNDAIECLRGNASARLARIEMAVQGRQIEDRIRELQAALETERDKGQQLDRRLGRLVSEMALWRQRLERAAAVAAPAPAAPPAPAVPMVDLDAFFLEFEDRFRGTREDIKQRLQAHLDIVRLTDAGAPSRPVLDLGCGRGEWLEVLRDEGRQARGIDLNAVNVGLCTGLGLQAQVQDAIAALRAAPDGSLGCVSAFHLVEHLPLEVMVTLIDEALRALAEGGLLLLETPNPESLMVGGRTFHFDPTHMRPLMPEVLSLLVRERGFAQTEIVRLHPYPQAMRLRAEGPAENLLNDLIFGPQDYAIYGRKG; encoded by the coding sequence ATGAGCAGACTGCAAAGCCTGGCCCGTATTCCTCTTGTGGGGCAGGGTCTCCTCTGGGCCCGCAGCCTGCTGCAGCTGCAGGGCACGCGCGATGCCAGCACCCGTGTCATGCAGGACATCGCGGCCCTCCGGCGCCGCGTCACGGCCATGGAAGACGCGCATCGCGAACTCGCGGTTTCCCTGCGCGATGCCCATGCCGTGCTGGTGGGGCTGCGGGCGGAGATCGACCTGATCCGCTCCCAGGCCCATGACCAGAGCCAGGCGACCGACAGTGCCATGAAGGCGCTGAACGATGCCATCGAATGCCTCCGCGGGAATGCCTCGGCCCGCCTGGCCCGCATCGAGATGGCCGTGCAGGGCCGGCAGATAGAGGACCGGATCCGCGAGCTTCAGGCGGCCCTGGAGACGGAACGCGACAAGGGCCAGCAGCTCGATCGCCGCCTCGGCCGGCTTGTGAGCGAAATGGCGCTATGGCGGCAGCGGCTGGAGCGTGCCGCCGCGGTCGCCGCGCCAGCCCCTGCCGCGCCCCCTGCCCCGGCGGTCCCCATGGTTGACCTGGATGCCTTCTTCCTGGAATTCGAGGACCGCTTCCGCGGCACGCGGGAAGACATCAAGCAACGCCTCCAGGCCCACCTGGACATCGTGCGCCTGACCGATGCCGGCGCGCCGTCGCGGCCGGTGCTCGACCTGGGCTGCGGGCGCGGCGAATGGCTTGAGGTGCTGCGCGACGAGGGCCGGCAGGCACGCGGCATCGACCTCAATGCGGTGAATGTCGGGCTCTGCACGGGGCTGGGCCTGCAGGCGCAGGTGCAGGATGCGATCGCCGCGCTGCGGGCGGCGCCGGATGGCAGCCTGGGATGCGTCAGCGCCTTCCATCTCGTCGAGCACCTGCCGCTGGAAGTGATGGTGACATTGATCGACGAGGCGCTGCGGGCCCTGGCCGAGGGTGGCCTGCTGTTGCTCGAGACACCCAACCCGGAAAGCCTCATGGTGGGCGGCCGCACATTCCACTTCGACCCGACCCACATGCGGCCATTGATGCCGGAGGTGCTCTCCTTGCTGGTGCGGGAACGCGGCTTCGCGCAGACCGAGATCGTCCGCCTGCATCCTTATCCGCAGGCGATGCGCCTGCGGGCGGAGGGACCGGCCGAGAATCTGCTGAACGACCTGATCTTCGGTCCGCAGGATTATGCCATCTACGGGCGGAAGGGATGA